Part of the Candidatus Atribacteria bacterium genome is shown below.
GGCAGCAATTAGTGCAATCATAGCCGGAAATATCTCTACCCGGAAACCAGGTTTAATGACCAATAATCCTCCTAAAAAAGCCAACAAAAAAAGTGGAATTCGCCGAAAAGATATTTTTTCTTTCAGAAATATCCCTGAAAGAAAAAAGATAAAAAAGGGGCTTAATCTATGAATGGTAGCTGCATCAGCTAAAAGCATCACTGTAAAAGTATAGAATTTCGCTAATTGAATAATTACATTTAAAAAGCCACTAGACCATAGGAAAGGTTTATTATTACCAAGGAGAGAAATATTCATTTTTTTTAGTATGATGGGAATAATTATCATAGCAGGAATATTTTGAAAGAATACTATTTCCATTAAGGGAAGATGTCCTACCTGTTTTACTCCTACCGCAATTAAAGAAAAACAAATGCAAGAAATTAAGATAAAAAAAATACCTACTTTGTAATTATCTTTTGTATCGATTTTAACGTTGTTTAATTTACTATTCTTAATCAATGTATCTCTCCTTTAAAGTATTAAAA
Proteins encoded:
- a CDS encoding DMT family transporter, which produces MIKNSKLNNVKIDTKDNYKVGIFFILISCICFSLIAVGVKQVGHLPLMEIVFFQNIPAMIIIPIILKKMNISLLGNNKPFLWSSGFLNVIIQLAKFYTFTVMLLADAATIHRLSPFFIFFLSGIFLKEKISFRRIPLFLLAFLGGLLVIKPGFRVEIFPAMIALIAAISIALNHVNLRYLRLTDHYLVITNYVVYIGGLTSIVILLWQKSFQIPNSYDLLILISIGLTALFAQITLTKAYQMAQANLVSLYTYSQIIFASLFGLMFFKEIPDLLSIIGASFIIISGYLNYRFETNK